In the Raineyella fluvialis genome, CCCCGATCGTCCGGACCGTCGCGCTGACCAAGACGTACGGATCGGCTGAGAGTGAGGTCCGGGCCCTGGACGCCGTCGACCTCAGCGTCGCGCCCGGGGAGTTCGTCGCGGTGATGGGTCCGTCGGGCTGCGGCAAGTCGACCCTGCTCAACATGGTCGGTGGCCTCGACACCCCGACCTCGGGCGAGGTCTTCGTGGATGGGGCCGAGCTGACCACGTTGCCCGACGACCGGCTGACCGAGCTGCGCCGGCGCCGGATCGGGTTCGTCTTCCAGTTCTTCAACCTCATCCCGGTGCTGGACGCCGTGGAGAACGCCGCCCTACCGCTGACCCTGGACGGCGATGCCGGGGCCGAGGACGCCGCCGTCGAGTGGCTCACCCGCGTCGGTCTGGCCGACCGGTTGCACAACCGGCCCGACCAACTGTCAGGCGGCCAGCAGCAGCGGGTCGCCGTCGCCCGGGCGCTGTCCACCGATCCCGCGCTCGTGCTCGCCGACGAGCCCACCGGCAACCTGGACTCGCGGTCGGCCACCGAGATCGCCGAGCTGCTCCGCCAGGTCGCCGCCGCGTGGCACCGCTCGGTGCTGATGGTGACCCACGATCCGCGGATTGCCTCGTACGCCCAGCGGCTCGTCCTGATGCAGGACGGGCACATCGTCGACGACCTGCCCCTCGACGGGTCCCGCGAGGCGCCGCTGCGCGCCATGGAAAGGGCCGGACTGCTATGAGCACCACCGTCACGTGGACCCTCGCGTGGCGCTACCTGCGCGGGCGCGGCCTCCGCTCCGCGCTGACCACGCTGGCGGTCGCGCTGAGTGTGATGCTGATCTTCGGCCTGGGCGGCGTGGTGCCGACCCTGGTCGACGCCTTCACCCGCTCCTTGCTGTCGGCGTCGGGGAAGATCGATCTCACCGTCACCCAGACGCTGGCCCAGCCGTTCGCCCCCTCCGTCGTCGACAAGGTCGGCCGCGTTCCGGGGATCGCCCTGGCCACCGGCGAGGTCGAACAGTCCGCGCCGCTGCCCGTCCGCCGGGACATCCCGACCGGCCAGCAGGTCAGCTCCGTGACCGTCGTCGGCATCGATCCCGCCGTCTCCGGGCGCATCCGTGACCTCGGGCTGGCCTCCGGTCGTGCGCTGACCACCACCGACGGTGATGTCGCCGTGCTCTCCGCCGACCTCGCCGGCCGGCTGGGCCTCGGCCTGGGGAGTCCCCTCGTGCTCCCTTCCCCGGTGGGGTCGACCCGCTTCACCGTCGTCGGTCTGCTCACGGCGGCCACGGTCCCGGGGCAGGAGACCGTCTACGTGCCGATCGGCGCGGCGCAGACCCTCTTCGGCCTGGGCGCGAAGATCACCACCGTCCAGGCCTCTCTGCAACCCGACGCCAACAGGTCCGCGGTCGAGGACGCGGTCCGTACGGCCGTGGGGCCGGACTACACCGTCGGTGGCCTCTCGTCGAACTCCTCCCTGCTCGCCTCCATCCAGGTGAGCCGGTACGCGTTCACCCTGTTCGGGCTGTTCGCCCTTGCCACCGCCGGATTCATCATCCTCAACAGCTTCCGGACGGTGGTCGCCGAACGGCGCCGTGACATCGGCATGCTGCGCGCGATCGGCGCCCGGCGTCGCACGATCACGGGCATCCTGCTGGTCGAGTCGCTGCTCCAGGGGGTGCTGGGCACCCTCCTCGGGATGGTTCTCGGCTACCTGATGGCGGCGGGCCTGTTCGCCGTGATGGCGCCGATGGTCGAGTCGGTGGTCCACCTGCGGATCGGCCCGGTCCGCTTCGAGCCGGCGACGTACGCCGAGGCCATCGTCCTCGGGATCGGCCTCACCGTGCTCGCCGCGATCATCCCCGCGCGCGCCGCCGGCAAGGTCACCCCGATGGAGGCCCTGCGGCCCCAGACCGAGGAGGTGTACCGGCGCGGGGCAGGAGTCCGCGGGTGGATCGGCGTCGGCGTCCTCGTCGTGTCGCTCTTCTGCCTGGTCACCCGTGACGCGTCGCTGGTCGGGCTGGGCTCCGTCCTGTTCCTCGTCGGGTTGGCGCTGGTCATCCCGGCGGTCGTCCATCCGCTGGCCCGGGCCGCCGGGAGCGCGGTGGAGTTGGCGTACGCCCGGGAGGGGGCGATCGCCCGGTCCAACCTGCAGCGCAATCCCGGCCGGTCGGCCAACACCGTGTCGGCGGTCATGCTCGGACTGGCCTCGATCGTGGCGATGGTGACCGTCGTCCAGTCGATCTTCGCCGGCTTCACCGGCTACATCGACCGCTCCCTGTCGGCGGACTACCTGGTCATCCCCAACTCCATCGTCCTGGGACAGGGCAACGTCGCCGCCGGACCCAAGTTGGCCGCCGACATCGCCCACACCGCCGGCATCGGGCCGGTGTCGACGCTGCGGCTCGCCCGCGCGAAGCTGAACGGCCACGATGTCCAGGTCATCGGCATCGATCCCGCCACCTACCCCGAGGTCGCGAACTTCGAGTGGACGGCCGGCAGCACCGATGCCGCCCTGGCCCAGCTCGGCTCGGGACGCTGGTTGATCTCCAACGGCATCTTCGCCGGGCAGAGCGGGCTGACCTCCGGGCAGGCCGTCACCCTCGACACGCCCAACGGGCCCCGGGTCTACTACGTCGCCGGTGTCGGCAATGACTACCTCAATGCGAAACTGGCCACTATCTACGTCAGCCAGGACCAGTTGGCCCGCGACTTCGACGTCACCGACGACCTGCTGGTGATGGCCAACCGCAAGCCGTCCGCCGACCCCGCGACGGTCACCGCCGCCGTGCAGCGGATCGTCGACGGGTACCCGGGCTTCAAACTCTACGAATCGGCGCAGTGGCGCGATCTGCAACTGTCCATCTTCAACCAGACGTACGTCATCTTCTACGGGCTGATCGCCGCCCTGGCGGTCCCGTCGCTGTTGGCGCTGCTCAACACCCTGGCCATCTCGGTGCTGGCCCGCACCCGCGAACTGGGGATGCTGCGTGCCGTCGGGGCGACCCGTCGCCAGATCAAGCGGATGGTCGTGGCCGAGTCGCTGCTGCTCTCGGTGATCGGCACCGTCTTCGGCGTCGCCGCCGGCCTGTGGCTGGGCTACGCGCTGGTCGAGGCGATGCGGATGATCGGCTGGCCGATGCCGTGGACGTTCCCGTGGGGCGGGGTGCTGCTCACCGTCGTGGTCGGCATCGTGTTCGGCGTACTGGCCGCCCTCATCCCGGCACGCTCGGCCGCCCGGCTCGACGTCGTCGCCGCCCTGCACCACGAGTGAGCGCTCGGCGGTGGGCGCACGGCGGTGAAGGGATGGCGGTGAGCGGTTGGCGGGGTGATCTCTCGCCCGGCCGGGGTCTACCATTGTCCGCGGCGTACGCCAGGTATGCCCCGGATCGGAGGGACCGTGGCCAACACCACCAGGACACCGCAACCCCAAACCCCACA is a window encoding:
- a CDS encoding ABC transporter permease, which encodes MSTTVTWTLAWRYLRGRGLRSALTTLAVALSVMLIFGLGGVVPTLVDAFTRSLLSASGKIDLTVTQTLAQPFAPSVVDKVGRVPGIALATGEVEQSAPLPVRRDIPTGQQVSSVTVVGIDPAVSGRIRDLGLASGRALTTTDGDVAVLSADLAGRLGLGLGSPLVLPSPVGSTRFTVVGLLTAATVPGQETVYVPIGAAQTLFGLGAKITTVQASLQPDANRSAVEDAVRTAVGPDYTVGGLSSNSSLLASIQVSRYAFTLFGLFALATAGFIILNSFRTVVAERRRDIGMLRAIGARRRTITGILLVESLLQGVLGTLLGMVLGYLMAAGLFAVMAPMVESVVHLRIGPVRFEPATYAEAIVLGIGLTVLAAIIPARAAGKVTPMEALRPQTEEVYRRGAGVRGWIGVGVLVVSLFCLVTRDASLVGLGSVLFLVGLALVIPAVVHPLARAAGSAVELAYAREGAIARSNLQRNPGRSANTVSAVMLGLASIVAMVTVVQSIFAGFTGYIDRSLSADYLVIPNSIVLGQGNVAAGPKLAADIAHTAGIGPVSTLRLARAKLNGHDVQVIGIDPATYPEVANFEWTAGSTDAALAQLGSGRWLISNGIFAGQSGLTSGQAVTLDTPNGPRVYYVAGVGNDYLNAKLATIYVSQDQLARDFDVTDDLLVMANRKPSADPATVTAAVQRIVDGYPGFKLYESAQWRDLQLSIFNQTYVIFYGLIAALAVPSLLALLNTLAISVLARTRELGMLRAVGATRRQIKRMVVAESLLLSVIGTVFGVAAGLWLGYALVEAMRMIGWPMPWTFPWGGVLLTVVVGIVFGVLAALIPARSAARLDVVAALHHE
- a CDS encoding ABC transporter ATP-binding protein; the protein is MWGSSRRRASVADVPAPAVAAEATSAPAVAAEGAGAPIVRTVALTKTYGSAESEVRALDAVDLSVAPGEFVAVMGPSGCGKSTLLNMVGGLDTPTSGEVFVDGAELTTLPDDRLTELRRRRIGFVFQFFNLIPVLDAVENAALPLTLDGDAGAEDAAVEWLTRVGLADRLHNRPDQLSGGQQQRVAVARALSTDPALVLADEPTGNLDSRSATEIAELLRQVAAAWHRSVLMVTHDPRIASYAQRLVLMQDGHIVDDLPLDGSREAPLRAMERAGLL